Proteins encoded in a region of the Carassius carassius chromosome 49, fCarCar2.1, whole genome shotgun sequence genome:
- the LOC132132970 gene encoding signal peptide peptidase-like 3, translating into MAEQSYSWAYSLVDSSQVSTFLISILLIVYGSFRSLNMDCENQEKDKDGNPTNTGSFNNANSNNSIQTIDSTQALFLPIGASVSLLVMFFFFDSVQVVFTICTAVLATIAFAFLLLPMCQYLTKPCSPQNKISFGCCGRFTLAELLSFSLSVMLVLIWVLTGHWLLMDALAMGLCVAMIAFVRLPSLKVSCLLLSGLLIYDVFWVFFSAYIFNSNVMVKVATQPADNPLDVLSRKLHLGPGMGRDVPRLSLPGKLVFPSSSGSHFSMLGIGDIVMPGLLLCFVLRYDNYKKQANGEVPGPANMSGRMQRVSYFHCTLIGYFVGLLTATVASRIHRAAQPALLYLVPFTLLPLLTMAYLKGDLRRMWSEPFHTKASSSRFLEV; encoded by the exons ATGGCGGAGCAGAGCTACTCCTG GGCGTACTCCCTTGTGGACTCCAGCCAGGTGTCAACCTTCCTCATCTCCATCCTCCTCATCGTTTATGGCAGCTTCAG GTCATTAAACATGGACTGTGAGAACCAGGAGAAGGATAAAGATGGAAACCCCACCAACACTGGCTCCTTCAACAATGCCAACTCTAACAACA GTATTCAGACCATAGACTCCACACAGGCGCTGTTTTTGCCCATCGGAGCCTCCGTGTCTCTGCTCGTCATGTTTTTCTTCTTCGACTCGGTTCAGGTGGTGTTCACCATATGCACTGCAG TTCTAGCCACCATCGCGTTTGCATTCCTCTTGCTGCCGATGTGCCAGTATCTGACCAAACCCTGCTCCCCACAGAACAA GATCTCGTTCGGCTGCTGTGGCCGCTTCACGTTGGCGGAGCTGCTGtcgttttctctctctgtcatgcTGGTTCTCATCTGGGTGCTGACGGGCCACTGGCTGCTCATGGACG CTCTTGCCATGGGGCTCTGTGTGGCCATGATTGCATTTGTGCGGCTGCCTAGTCTCAAGGTGTCGTGCCTGCTGCTGTCAGGCCTCCTCATCTATGATGTGTTCTGG GTCTTCTTCTCCGCCTACATCTTCAACAGCAACGTGATGGTGAAGGTGGCCACGCAGCCCGCCGACAACCCCCTCGACGTGCTCTCACGCAAGCTGCACCTGGGCCCCGGCATGGGACGGGACGTCCCCCGCCTCTCTCTGCCCGGAAAGCTGGTGTTCCCGAGCTCCAGCGGCAGCCACTTCTCCATGCTGGGCATCGGTGATATCGTCATGCCGGGCCTGCTGCTGTGCTTCGTGCTCAGATACGACAACTATAAGAAACAGGCCAACGGAGAAGTGCCCGGTCCTGCCAACATGTCCGGCCGCATGCAGCGGGTTTCCTACTTCCACTGCACCCTCATTGGTTACTTTGTTG GTCTGTTGACTGCAACCGTGGCCTCTCGTATCCACCGTGCGGCCCAGCCTGCCCTCCTGTACCTGGTGCCCTTCACCCTGCTGCCTCTGCTCACCATGGCCTACCTGAAG GGGGACCTACGGCGCATGTGGTCCGAGCCCTTCCACACCAAGGCCAGCAGCTCCCGCTTCCTGGAGGTATGA